In a genomic window of Streptococcus oralis:
- a CDS encoding cysteine desulfurase family protein, whose amino-acid sequence MIYLDNAATTPMSAVAISEMTKVMQETHGNPSSIHSHGRQAGKLLREARQDLAHLLGTKPQHIFFTSGGTESNNTAIIGYCLRHQNRGRHIITTAIEHHSVLETIDYLVQHFGFEATIIQPVNQEITAQQIQEALHDDTILVSTMYANNETGSLLPIAEIGRILKDHPAAYHVDAVQAIGKIPIHPEKLGIDFLSASAHKFHGPKGIGFLYASSADFDSYLHGGDQEQKKRAGTENLAAIVGMVAALKEDLNDQVEHYQKLSALKATFLEEIAGLDYYLNESNHQLPYVVNIGFPGQKNDLLLLRLDLEGISISTGSACTAGIVQTSHVLEAFYGPDSPRLKESVRISLSPLNTEEELKQLAQTLKNIIGD is encoded by the coding sequence TTGATTTATTTGGACAATGCTGCTACGACTCCTATGTCAGCAGTAGCTATTTCTGAAATGACCAAGGTCATGCAAGAAACTCATGGTAATCCTTCTAGTATTCATAGTCATGGTCGGCAGGCTGGCAAACTCTTGCGAGAAGCTCGTCAGGACTTAGCCCACTTACTAGGAACCAAACCTCAACATATCTTTTTCACTTCTGGCGGTACAGAAAGTAACAATACAGCCATTATCGGCTATTGTCTCCGTCATCAAAATCGTGGAAGACATATCATCACGACAGCTATTGAACACCATTCTGTGCTTGAGACTATCGATTATCTGGTACAACATTTTGGTTTTGAAGCGACCATCATCCAACCAGTAAATCAAGAAATTACTGCCCAGCAAATTCAAGAAGCATTACATGACGATACCATTCTCGTTTCCACCATGTATGCTAATAATGAAACAGGTAGCCTCTTACCTATCGCTGAGATTGGACGTATTTTAAAAGATCATCCTGCAGCTTATCATGTAGATGCTGTTCAAGCTATCGGGAAGATTCCTATCCATCCCGAGAAATTAGGTATTGATTTCCTCAGCGCTTCTGCCCACAAATTCCATGGACCAAAGGGAATCGGCTTTCTTTATGCTTCTTCCGCGGACTTTGATTCCTACCTTCACGGTGGAGACCAAGAACAAAAGAAACGGGCTGGAACAGAAAATCTCGCTGCCATTGTAGGTATGGTCGCTGCTCTCAAAGAGGATTTAAATGACCAAGTTGAGCATTACCAAAAACTAAGCGCACTCAAAGCTACTTTTTTAGAAGAAATTGCAGGTCTCGACTACTATCTCAATGAAAGTAACCACCAACTTCCTTATGTTGTCAACATTGGCTTTCCTGGTCAAAAGAATGATTTGCTCTTACTACGGTTAGATCTTGAAGGAATTTCAATTTCTACCGGTTCAGCTTGTACTGCTGGTATTGTGCAAACCAGTCATGTACTCGAAGCTTTCTATGGGCCCGATTCGCCTCGTTTAAAAGAATCTGTCCGTATCAGTCTCTCTCCTCTTAATACTGAGGAAGAACTGAAACAACTCGCACAAACCTTAAAAAATATTATTGGAGATTAA
- a CDS encoding redox-sensing transcriptional repressor Rex — MKDKQSAIPKATAKRLSLYYRIFKRFHAEKIERANSKQIAEAIGIDSATVRRDFSYFGELGRRGFGYDVKKLMNFFADLLNDNSITNVMLVGIGNMGHALLHYRFHERNKMKIIMAFDLDDHPEVGSQTPDGIPIYGISQIKEKIKEADVKTAILTVPSVKSQEVANLLVEAGIKGILSFSPVHLHLPKDVVVQYVDLTSELQTLLYFMRKED, encoded by the coding sequence GTGAAAGATAAACAGTCTGCTATTCCAAAAGCAACAGCAAAAAGACTCTCTCTTTACTATCGAATTTTCAAGAGATTTCATGCAGAAAAAATCGAACGTGCTAACTCCAAGCAAATTGCAGAGGCTATCGGTATCGACTCTGCGACCGTTCGACGTGATTTTTCCTATTTTGGCGAGCTAGGTCGTCGTGGTTTTGGTTACGATGTCAAAAAATTGATGAATTTTTTTGCTGATCTCCTAAATGATAACTCAATTACAAATGTTATGCTGGTTGGGATTGGAAATATGGGCCATGCCCTTCTCCACTACCGCTTCCACGAGCGTAACAAGATGAAAATTATCATGGCCTTTGACCTAGATGACCATCCAGAAGTTGGAAGCCAGACACCTGATGGAATTCCAATCTATGGTATCTCACAGATTAAAGAAAAAATCAAAGAAGCAGATGTCAAAACTGCTATCCTAACAGTTCCAAGTGTTAAATCACAAGAAGTTGCCAATCTTTTGGTTGAGGCAGGTATAAAAGGTATTCTCAGTTTTTCCCCTGTTCACCTTCACCTCCCAAAAGATGTGGTCGTTCAGTATGTCGATTTGACAAGCGAACTCCAAACCCTCCTCTATTTTATGCGTAAAGAGGATTAG
- a CDS encoding gamma-glutamyl-gamma-aminobutyrate hydrolase family protein: MKKPVIGITGNEKAHPDDDIMMSYAAKGFVEGVKDAGGIPIILPIGDQEMAAYYISIIDKLILTGGQNVDPKYYGESKAIDSDDYHLQRDIFELALIKEAIKQKKPIFSVCRGTQLFNVAMGGTLHQDIEDHWQDCSAEYTTQRLVTEPDTILREIYGEISHINSFHHQSIKDLASNLKVVAHDPKDGIIEAVTTTDGFPYLGVQWHPEFLFENRPKDKTLFDYVVNEL, encoded by the coding sequence ATGAAAAAACCAGTTATTGGGATTACAGGAAATGAAAAAGCTCATCCAGATGATGACATCATGATGAGCTATGCAGCAAAGGGCTTCGTTGAAGGAGTCAAGGACGCTGGCGGAATTCCAATCATCCTACCGATTGGTGATCAAGAAATGGCTGCCTATTACATCAGTATCATTGATAAGCTCATCCTAACGGGTGGGCAAAATGTTGATCCAAAATACTATGGTGAATCAAAGGCTATTGATAGTGATGACTACCACCTTCAAAGAGATATTTTTGAACTAGCACTTATCAAAGAAGCGATTAAGCAAAAGAAACCAATTTTCTCTGTTTGTCGGGGTACTCAACTTTTCAATGTCGCCATGGGAGGCACGCTACACCAAGATATCGAGGATCATTGGCAGGACTGTTCAGCCGAATACACGACTCAACGCCTCGTAACGGAACCTGATACCATTCTCCGAGAAATCTATGGAGAAATCTCTCATATCAACTCCTTCCACCACCAGAGTATTAAAGATCTAGCTTCAAATCTTAAGGTTGTAGCACATGATCCTAAAGATGGAATCATTGAGGCTGTGACAACTACGGACGGCTTTCCTTATCTTGGTGTTCAATGGCATCCTGAATTTCTCTTTGAAAATCGCCCCAAAGATAAAACGCTATTTGACTATGTTGTTAACGAACTCTAA
- a CDS encoding NAD kinase: MKNTGKRVDLIANRKPQSQKVLHELREKLKKQHFILNDTNPDIVISIGGDGMLLSAFHKYENQLDKVRFVGVHTGHLGFYTDYRDFELDQLVTNLLLDTGAKVSYPVLNVKVTLENGEVKIFRALNEASIRRSDRTMVADIIINHVPFERFRGDGVTVSTPTGSTAYNKSLGGAVLHPTIEALQLTEIASLNNRVYRTLGSSIIIPKKDKIELLPTRNDYHTISVDNSVYSFRNIERIEYQIDHHKIHFVATPSHTSFWNRVKDAFIGEVDE, encoded by the coding sequence ATGAAGAATACAGGTAAACGAGTTGACCTCATAGCAAATAGAAAGCCACAAAGTCAGAAGGTCTTGCATGAACTGAGGGAAAAACTAAAGAAACAGCATTTTATACTGAACGATACCAATCCCGACATCGTCATTTCCATTGGTGGCGATGGAATGCTTTTGTCTGCCTTTCACAAGTATGAGAATCAGTTAGACAAGGTTCGATTTGTAGGTGTTCATACAGGGCATTTGGGATTTTACACAGATTATCGTGATTTTGAGCTGGATCAGTTGGTGACCAATCTTTTACTAGATACTGGTGCCAAAGTTTCCTATCCAGTCTTGAATGTCAAGGTAACGCTTGAAAATGGAGAAGTGAAAATCTTCCGTGCTTTAAATGAAGCCAGCATCCGTCGATCAGACCGCACCATGGTTGCGGATATCATCATTAACCATGTTCCGTTCGAGAGATTTCGTGGAGATGGAGTGACTGTTTCAACGCCGACGGGAAGTACCGCCTACAACAAGTCCTTGGGTGGAGCTGTCTTGCATCCCACCATTGAAGCCTTACAATTGACGGAAATAGCAAGTCTTAACAACCGAGTCTATCGCACTCTGGGATCATCAATCATTATTCCCAAAAAAGATAAGATTGAGCTCTTGCCGACACGCAATGATTACCACACGATATCAGTTGATAACAGTGTCTATTCCTTCCGTAATATCGAACGGATTGAGTACCAAATCGACCATCATAAGATTCACTTCGTAGCGACTCCAAGCCACACTAGTTTCTGGAATCGTGTCAAAGATGCCTTCATCGGCGAGGTGGATGAATGA
- a CDS encoding DUF4649 family protein yields the protein MYRLTYQDNYHVERTLEYKDYEELMLSLSGCVTLPDTLLISSLTLNDKVIYQGLVGDLYRFLSQAHFSDKN from the coding sequence ATGTATCGACTTACCTATCAAGATAACTATCACGTAGAACGTACACTTGAATATAAGGATTACGAAGAGCTCATGTTATCTCTATCAGGCTGTGTGACCTTACCTGATACTCTCCTAATCAGCTCCTTAACGCTGAATGATAAGGTGATTTATCAAGGATTGGTTGGCGATCTCTACCGTTTTCTATCACAAGCTCATTTTTCAGATAAAAACTAA
- the pcrA gene encoding DNA helicase PcrA: MNALLNGMNDRQAEAVQTTEGPLLIMAGAGSGKTRVLTHRIAYLIDEKMVNPWNILAITFTNKAAREMKERAYGLNPATQDCLIATFHSMCVRILRRDADHIGYNRNFTIVDSSEQRTLMKRILKQLNLDPKKWNERTILGTISNAKNDLIDDVAYAAQAGDMYTQIVAQCYTAYQKELRQSESVDFDDLIMLTLRLFDQNPDVLTYYQQKFQYIHVDEYQDTNHAQYQLVKLLASRFKNICVVGDADQSIYGWRGADMQNILDFEKDYPQAKVVLLEENYRSTKTILQAANDVIKNNKNRRPKNLWTQNADGEQIIYYRANDELDEAVFVAKTIDELGRSQNFLHKDFAVLYRTNAQSRTIEEALLKSNIPYTMVGGTKFYSRKEIRDIIAYLNLIANLSDNISFERIINEPKRGIGPGTVEKIRDFANLQEMSMLDASANIMLSGIKGKAAQSIWDFANMILDLREKLDQLTITELVEAVLEKTGYIDILNAQATLESKARVENIEEFLSVTKNFDDNPDSQEEETGLDKLSRFLNDLALIADTDSGSQETSEVTLMTLHAAKGLEFPVVFIIGMEENVFPLSRAAEDPDELEEERRLAYVGITRAEKILYLTNANSRLLFGRTSYNRPTRFINEISSDLLEYQGLARPANTSFKASYSSGGIAFGQGMSLAQALQERKRKAAPSSIQSSGLPFGQFTSRNKKDSSDTNWSIGDIALHKKWGEGTVLEVSGSGDTQELKINFPEVGLKKLLASVAPIEKKI; encoded by the coding sequence ATGAACGCATTATTGAATGGAATGAATGACCGTCAAGCTGAGGCGGTGCAAACGACAGAAGGGCCCTTGTTGATCATGGCTGGGGCTGGTTCTGGGAAGACTCGTGTTTTAACTCACAGAATCGCCTACTTGATTGATGAAAAGATGGTCAATCCTTGGAATATCTTGGCCATTACCTTTACCAATAAGGCTGCTCGTGAGATGAAGGAGCGTGCCTATGGGCTCAATCCAGCTACTCAGGACTGTCTGATTGCGACCTTTCACTCCATGTGTGTTCGTATCCTGCGTCGCGATGCGGATCATATTGGCTACAATCGGAATTTCACCATTGTAGATTCTAGTGAACAGCGAACCCTCATGAAACGCATTCTCAAGCAATTAAACTTGGATCCTAAAAAATGGAATGAACGGACTATTTTGGGGACTATTTCCAATGCTAAGAATGACCTGATTGATGATGTGGCTTATGCTGCTCAAGCTGGTGATATGTATACGCAAATCGTGGCTCAATGTTATACAGCCTATCAGAAAGAGCTTCGTCAGTCTGAGTCGGTTGACTTTGATGATTTGATTATGCTGACCTTGCGTCTTTTTGATCAAAATCCTGATGTTTTGACCTACTACCAGCAAAAATTCCAATATATCCACGTTGATGAGTACCAAGATACCAACCATGCCCAGTACCAATTGGTCAAACTCTTGGCTTCACGCTTTAAAAATATCTGCGTAGTCGGTGATGCTGACCAGTCTATTTACGGTTGGCGTGGGGCTGATATGCAGAATATCTTGGATTTCGAGAAAGATTATCCTCAAGCCAAGGTCGTTTTGTTGGAGGAGAATTACCGTTCAACAAAAACCATTCTCCAAGCCGCCAATGACGTCATCAAAAACAATAAAAATCGTCGACCTAAGAATCTCTGGACCCAGAATGCTGATGGGGAACAGATTATTTACTATCGTGCAAATGACGAACTGGATGAAGCTGTTTTTGTAGCCAAAACCATCGATGAACTTGGTCGTAGTCAAAACTTCCTCCACAAGGATTTTGCAGTTCTTTATAGGACTAACGCCCAGTCTCGTACTATTGAGGAAGCCCTCCTAAAGTCCAATATTCCTTATACTATGGTCGGCGGGACCAAGTTCTACAGCCGTAAGGAAATCCGTGATATTATCGCCTATCTTAATCTCATTGCCAATCTGAGTGACAATATCAGTTTTGAGCGCATTATCAACGAGCCGAAACGTGGAATCGGTCCAGGAACGGTTGAGAAAATCCGGGATTTTGCTAACCTGCAAGAGATGTCTATGCTGGATGCTTCAGCCAATATTATGTTGTCAGGTATCAAAGGAAAGGCAGCTCAGTCTATCTGGGATTTTGCCAATATGATTCTGGATTTGCGGGAAAAACTGGATCAATTAACTATCACCGAGCTGGTTGAGGCTGTTCTAGAAAAAACTGGTTATATCGATATTCTCAATGCCCAAGCGACCTTAGAAAGCAAGGCGCGAGTTGAAAATATCGAAGAGTTCCTATCTGTTACCAAGAACTTTGATGACAATCCTGATAGTCAAGAAGAGGAAACAGGTTTAGATAAACTCAGTCGTTTCTTGAATGACTTGGCTTTGATTGCAGACACAGATTCAGGCAGTCAGGAGACATCAGAAGTAACCTTGATGACCTTGCACGCAGCTAAGGGACTTGAGTTCCCAGTTGTCTTTATCATTGGGATGGAAGAAAATGTCTTTCCACTTAGTCGTGCAGCAGAAGATCCGGATGAACTGGAAGAGGAACGCCGTTTGGCCTATGTAGGTATCACGCGTGCGGAGAAAATTCTCTATCTGACCAATGCCAACTCACGCTTGCTTTTTGGTCGTACTAGCTACAATCGTCCAACTCGTTTTATCAATGAAATCAGTTCGGATTTGCTTGAGTATCAAGGTTTGGCCCGTCCAGCGAATACTAGCTTTAAAGCCTCTTATAGCAGTGGTGGGATTGCTTTCGGTCAAGGTATGAGTTTGGCTCAAGCCCTTCAGGAACGGAAACGCAAGGCTGCACCAAGCTCTATCCAGTCAAGTGGTCTTCCGTTTGGACAGTTTACATCCAGAAATAAAAAAGATTCAAGCGATACTAACTGGTCTATTGGAGATATTGCACTTCACAAGAAATGGGGAGAGGGAACGGTCCTTGAAGTTTCAGGTAGTGGTGATACTCAGGAACTAAAAATCAATTTCCCAGAAGTCGGTCTGAAAAAACTCTTAGCTAGTGTAGCCCCAATTGAGAAAAAAATCTAA
- a CDS encoding DUF1831 domain-containing protein, with the protein MAFEKTIKLQNCRYDYTLSPTVKKFTLKDNTFFETKVGNFELTRLLEKVPNSGEGFNLKIIINKDLTGAKLNITDKSGLRLVNIFKSEDHHIHQEKFYFLMDSLVERGIFTKEER; encoded by the coding sequence ATGGCATTCGAAAAAACCATTAAACTACAAAACTGCCGCTACGACTATACACTTAGTCCAACTGTTAAAAAGTTCACACTGAAAGATAATACTTTCTTTGAAACAAAGGTAGGAAACTTCGAACTAACTCGTCTACTTGAAAAAGTACCCAACAGTGGTGAAGGTTTCAACCTAAAAATCATCATCAATAAAGACCTTACAGGTGCTAAACTCAACATCACTGACAAGTCTGGCCTTCGTTTGGTGAATATCTTTAAATCAGAAGACCACCACATTCATCAGGAAAAATTCTACTTCCTCATGGACAGCCTTGTAGAACGCGGTATCTTCACTAAAGAAGAAAGATAA
- a CDS encoding GTP pyrophosphokinase: MTIEWEEFLDPYIQAVGELKIKLRGIRKQYRKQNKHSPIEFVTGRVKPIESIKEKMARRGITYASLEHDLQDIAGLRVMVQFVDDVKEVVEILRKRQDMRVVQERDYITHRKASGYRSYHVVVEYTVDTINGAKTILAEIQIRTLAMNFWATIEHSLNYKYQGDFPEEIRKRLEITAKIAYQLDEEMGKIRDDIQEAQALFDPLSRKLNDGVGNSDDTDEEYR, from the coding sequence ATGACCATAGAATGGGAAGAATTTTTAGATCCTTACATTCAGGCTGTTGGTGAATTGAAGATTAAACTTCGAGGAATTCGCAAACAGTATCGTAAGCAAAACAAGCATTCTCCGATTGAGTTTGTAACGGGTCGTGTCAAACCGATTGAAAGTATCAAAGAAAAAATGGCTCGTCGAGGAATTACATATGCAAGTCTGGAACATGATCTGCAAGACATTGCGGGTTTACGTGTCATGGTTCAGTTTGTTGATGACGTTAAAGAGGTAGTTGAGATTCTACGTAAACGCCAAGATATGAGAGTCGTTCAGGAACGAGACTATATCACTCATCGTAAGGCTTCGGGCTATCGTTCTTATCACGTGGTTGTCGAGTACACGGTTGATACGATCAACGGGGCTAAGACGATTTTGGCGGAAATTCAAATACGTACTTTGGCCATGAATTTCTGGGCTACGATTGAACACTCGCTCAATTATAAATATCAGGGCGATTTTCCAGAAGAAATCAGGAAAAGATTGGAAATCACAGCGAAAATAGCCTATCAACTGGATGAAGAAATGGGTAAGATTCGTGATGATATCCAGGAAGCGCAGGCTCTCTTTGATCCATTGAGCAGAAAACTAAACGATGGTGTAGGAAATAGTGACGATACAGATGAAGAATACAGGTAA
- a CDS encoding CYTH domain-containing protein: MKHLEIELKTLLKKEDYDHLKKQFSHIQPVLQKNYYIDTPDFQLREKKVAMRIRTFSDWAELTLKVPQTVGNMEYNQKLTLPEAESYLEKQKLPQGLVLEKLSKIGIESHDWFVLGCLSTLRYEMKTEIGLMALDESHYFDQTDYELELEVTDHEKGKADFQRFLDENQITYQKAPSKLIRFIKSMKKS, translated from the coding sequence ATGAAACATTTAGAAATAGAATTGAAAACACTTCTGAAAAAAGAGGACTATGATCATCTAAAAAAACAGTTTTCCCATATCCAGCCCGTCCTTCAGAAAAACTACTACATTGACACGCCAGATTTCCAATTGCGTGAAAAGAAGGTTGCCATGCGCATTCGCACCTTTTCAGATTGGGCAGAATTGACCTTAAAGGTACCTCAAACTGTAGGAAATATGGAATACAACCAGAAACTAACTCTTCCAGAAGCTGAATCGTACCTAGAAAAACAAAAACTACCTCAGGGTCTCGTTCTAGAGAAGCTCTCTAAGATTGGCATCGAAAGCCATGACTGGTTTGTTCTAGGCTGCCTTTCAACCCTTCGTTATGAAATGAAAACTGAGATTGGCTTAATGGCCTTGGATGAAAGTCACTACTTTGACCAAACGGACTATGAACTCGAGCTTGAAGTCACCGACCATGAAAAAGGGAAAGCCGATTTTCAGAGATTTTTAGATGAAAATCAGATAACCTATCAGAAAGCTCCTTCAAAATTAATTCGTTTTATTAAAAGCATGAAAAAAAGCTGA
- a CDS encoding ribose-phosphate diphosphokinase has product MSDRNNMKLFTLNSNHEIAQKIADTVGVPLGKLSSRQFSDGEIQVNIEESVRGYDVFIIQSTSYPVSNHLMELLIMVDACVRASAHSINVVLPYFGYARQDRIASSREPLTAKLVANMLVKAGVSRVLTLDLHAVQVQGFFDIPVDNLYTVPLFAKHYCDKGLLGSDVVVVSPKNSGVKRARSLAEYLDAPIAIIDYAQDDSDRNEGYIIGDVEGKKAILIDDILNTGRTFSEAAKIVEREGATEIYAVSSHGLFVEGAADLLDSTNIKEILVTDSVATKERTPENVCYITASELIGDAIVRIHERKPVSPLFAYNKKK; this is encoded by the coding sequence ATGTCAGATAGAAACAACATGAAACTTTTCACCCTAAACTCTAACCATGAAATCGCTCAAAAGATTGCGGATACAGTTGGTGTACCTCTTGGGAAATTATCCTCTCGTCAATTTTCTGACGGCGAAATCCAAGTCAACATTGAAGAAAGTGTCCGTGGCTACGATGTCTTCATCATCCAGTCAACCAGCTACCCCGTTAGCAACCACCTAATGGAGTTGTTGATCATGGTTGATGCTTGTGTACGTGCAAGTGCTCATAGTATCAACGTTGTCCTTCCTTACTTTGGTTATGCGCGTCAGGATCGTATTGCTTCTTCTCGCGAACCCCTCACTGCAAAACTGGTTGCCAATATGCTTGTCAAAGCTGGTGTAAGCCGTGTTCTAACGCTTGACCTCCATGCTGTTCAGGTCCAAGGTTTCTTTGACATTCCTGTAGACAATCTTTATACTGTTCCTCTATTTGCTAAGCACTACTGTGATAAAGGACTTCTTGGTTCTGATGTTGTTGTTGTTAGTCCAAAGAACTCTGGTGTTAAACGTGCTCGTAGTTTGGCTGAATACCTTGATGCTCCTATCGCTATCATTGACTACGCGCAAGATGATTCTGATCGTAACGAAGGCTATATCATTGGGGATGTTGAAGGCAAAAAGGCTATCTTGATTGACGACATCCTAAATACTGGTCGTACTTTCTCTGAAGCAGCCAAAATCGTTGAACGTGAAGGCGCAACTGAGATTTATGCAGTATCCAGTCACGGTTTATTTGTTGAAGGTGCAGCAGACCTTCTTGACTCTACAAACATCAAAGAAATCCTCGTGACAGACTCAGTAGCGACCAAAGAAAGAACTCCAGAAAATGTATGTTACATTACTGCTAGCGAATTAATCGGAGATGCTATCGTCCGCATCCATGAAAGAAAACCAGTCAGCCCACTCTTTGCTTACAACAAAAAGAAATAA
- the radC gene encoding RadC family protein yields MYSISFQEDSLLPRERLVKEGVEALSNQELLAILLRTGTRQANVFEISQKVLNSLTSLTDLKKMTLQELQSLSGIGRIKAIELQAVIELGHRIHKHETLEMESILSSQKLAKKMQQELGDKKQEHLVALYLNTQNQIIHQQTIFIGSATRSIAEPREILHYALKHMATSVILVHNHPSGAVSPSRNDDHVTKLVKEACELMGIVFLDHLIVSHSDYFSYREKTDLI; encoded by the coding sequence ATGTACAGTATTTCATTCCAAGAAGATTCACTCTTACCTAGAGAAAGACTAGTAAAAGAAGGAGTAGAGGCTCTAAGCAATCAAGAGTTGTTAGCTATTTTGCTCAGAACGGGAACGCGTCAGGCCAATGTTTTTGAAATTTCCCAGAAAGTCTTGAACAGTTTGACCAGTCTAACTGATTTGAAAAAAATGACCCTGCAGGAATTGCAGAGTCTGTCTGGTATTGGACGGATTAAGGCCATTGAACTACAAGCAGTAATTGAACTGGGGCATCGTATTCATAAACATGAAACCCTTGAGATGGAAAGTATTCTCAGTAGTCAAAAGCTAGCCAAGAAAATGCAACAGGAGCTTGGCGACAAAAAACAAGAGCACCTAGTGGCGCTCTATCTCAATACTCAAAATCAAATCATTCATCAGCAAACTATTTTTATCGGCTCTGCGACACGCAGTATTGCTGAACCGAGGGAAATCCTTCACTATGCTTTGAAGCATATGGCTACCTCCGTGATTCTCGTTCACAATCATCCATCTGGTGCAGTATCCCCTAGTCGAAACGACGACCATGTCACTAAACTAGTCAAGGAAGCCTGCGAACTGATGGGAATTGTTTTCTTGGACCATCTGATTGTCTCTCACTCTGATTACTTTAGTTACCGTGAAAAGACGGATCTGATTTAG